Proteins from one Mesorhizobium sp. M9A.F.Ca.ET.002.03.1.2 genomic window:
- a CDS encoding transporter substrate-binding domain-containing protein: MSVTRRTLLTAGSVGLLMAQARAANNPEQQVESASVVSDNTLRIAMPAFASNPFFPADGSGDSGIDMELARGIAAELGVEPVFDRSAVTFDDMVKQLTSGQADIAIGKLSRTLHRGRSILYSRPYAMLHQGLIANRLNLARIAQGKPPEQIIRDFSGDLGVIEGSSFATYAAKTFPHAQVHRFAGWNMVVDAIRNGTIDMAYRDDFEIKKLMVDDPSMTVAARSITLTDKVDTIAVGVRPDNPHLAAFVDLYLDLARGQQVLNTDEIIARYRLGSKA, encoded by the coding sequence ATGTCGGTTACACGTCGCACGCTGCTCACGGCCGGAAGCGTCGGATTGCTGATGGCGCAAGCTCGGGCGGCCAACAATCCAGAACAGCAGGTGGAGAGCGCTTCCGTTGTCAGCGACAATACGCTGCGCATTGCAATGCCGGCCTTTGCTTCCAATCCGTTCTTCCCGGCCGATGGATCGGGGGACAGCGGTATAGACATGGAACTGGCCCGCGGCATAGCAGCGGAACTTGGCGTTGAGCCGGTGTTCGACCGATCCGCCGTAACATTCGACGACATGGTGAAACAGCTGACTTCCGGTCAGGCGGACATAGCCATCGGCAAGCTCAGCCGCACTCTTCACCGTGGTCGGTCAATCCTCTATTCCCGGCCCTACGCCATGCTGCACCAAGGGCTCATAGCCAACCGCCTCAACCTAGCGCGCATCGCGCAAGGCAAGCCACCCGAGCAGATCATCCGCGATTTCTCGGGCGATCTCGGCGTGATCGAGGGCTCTTCATTCGCTACCTATGCGGCCAAAACCTTCCCACATGCACAAGTCCATCGTTTTGCAGGCTGGAACATGGTTGTCGATGCGATCCGAAATGGGACGATCGACATGGCCTATCGCGACGATTTCGAGATCAAGAAGCTGATGGTCGACGATCCGTCGATGACTGTCGCCGCACGCTCGATCACGCTGACGGACAAGGTAGACACGATCGCAGTTGGTGTGCGACCGGACAATCCGCATCTCGCGGCTTTTGTCGACCTCTATCTCGATCTCGCGCGCGGTCAGCAGGTTCTCAACACTGACGAGATCATCGCGCGCTACAGGTTGGGGAGCAAAGCCTGA
- a CDS encoding cation:dicarboxylase symporter family transporter yields the protein MAISEAAGHLAFDWRLAARRILRSPMTTIAMIGAGIFCGLYYPAFAHAISPVAQLYLNFLKMVVLPYLVSSVIFSITAMVQDPNSVRYLGRVGMAVLVVSFLSVLVSGAYSLVLQPGQIENPQSRIELGEFINSQGSVSTDLAFPYQPPPNEGADSGHSILLDLVPNNVFNALASGQTIQVLLFCLLFGLAMGKIPQPSSMSLSQALNAVYRACTVLTNWFIWGLPFATFILIADQTASTGTKPLTLMGSYLLVMGLSCLTFLAGAFAVIAIRSRRSYWATIKTCQPLLMVAITTRSTVASLPWVINLLSERLRFSLVVVELLVPLQAALLRTGPALLYTSGVLFVAQLYGRPLSIPDLLLVGITSALLALTTGGMSSLVILSQMSIVCGYLKIPFEAAFALFVAVDAAVDTFMTLSSVCTVAASTAMIAPSHRETTQPVEAVSEQIEAEPGL from the coding sequence ATGGCCATCTCGGAGGCAGCTGGACACTTGGCTTTCGATTGGCGCCTGGCGGCAAGGCGCATATTGCGCTCGCCCATGACGACGATCGCGATGATCGGGGCGGGAATCTTTTGCGGTCTTTACTATCCAGCATTTGCCCATGCGATCAGCCCTGTCGCACAGCTCTACCTGAATTTCCTCAAGATGGTCGTCCTGCCCTACTTGGTCTCGTCAGTCATCTTCTCGATCACGGCGATGGTTCAGGATCCGAACTCGGTCCGTTATTTGGGCAGGGTGGGTATGGCAGTGCTGGTCGTGTCATTCCTAAGTGTGCTGGTGAGTGGCGCTTACTCGCTGGTCCTTCAGCCGGGCCAGATCGAGAACCCTCAATCACGCATTGAGCTTGGCGAGTTCATCAATTCGCAGGGCAGCGTATCCACCGATCTAGCATTCCCGTACCAACCGCCACCCAATGAGGGTGCCGATAGCGGGCATTCGATACTGCTCGATCTTGTGCCGAACAACGTCTTCAACGCACTGGCCTCGGGTCAAACCATTCAGGTCCTGCTGTTCTGCCTGCTTTTCGGACTCGCGATGGGCAAGATTCCCCAGCCTTCATCCATGAGCCTGTCTCAGGCGCTGAACGCGGTTTACCGGGCCTGCACGGTCCTGACCAACTGGTTCATCTGGGGGTTGCCCTTTGCGACCTTCATCCTGATCGCGGACCAGACCGCGTCGACCGGAACCAAGCCGCTCACGCTGATGGGCAGTTACCTGCTGGTGATGGGTCTTTCCTGCCTCACATTCCTCGCCGGCGCATTTGCCGTTATCGCCATCCGGTCACGACGAAGCTACTGGGCCACGATCAAGACCTGCCAGCCCCTTCTCATGGTGGCCATCACCACGCGTTCTACTGTCGCCTCACTTCCGTGGGTCATCAACCTTTTGAGCGAGCGTCTGAGGTTCAGCCTGGTGGTCGTCGAACTGCTCGTGCCACTGCAAGCGGCATTGCTGCGGACAGGCCCGGCACTGCTCTACACGTCGGGTGTTCTTTTCGTCGCTCAGCTCTACGGTCGTCCGCTGTCAATCCCGGACCTTCTGCTCGTCGGCATCACCTCTGCGCTTCTCGCGCTCACGACCGGCGGCATGAGCAGCCTGGTCATCCTGTCCCAGATGTCGATCGTGTGCGGCTATCTGAAGATTCCCTTCGAGGCGGCGTTCGCCCTGTTCGTCGCGGTCGATGCGGCCGTGGACACGTTCATGACGCTGTCCAGCGTCTGCACCGTGGCGGCGAGTACGGCGATGATCGCACCCAGCCATAGGGAGACAACGCAGCCTGTTGAAGCGGTCTCGGAACAGATTGAAGCCGAGCCCGGCCTATGA
- a CDS encoding amino acid racemase, with the protein MIDHSISPQLGVIGGLGPLASADFYFKLTRMTQAFRDNEHVPAVILSLPQLPDRTEAILAGHDGPLAPLKAAVSTLNALGVACIAMPCNTAHHWYDQLTGSSHAEIIHIGDAVVAETHRSLDRGKVAILATQGTLVSGFYQDRMSAAGYELCLPASTESQERVDSAISLVKAGSIADAATETERALEIARSAGADIAVLGCTELSVVGSSVNHINGLVVIDSNAALARACLTRLGFAARDARGLPIVSEPRGRDRLPWHSEQRA; encoded by the coding sequence ATGATCGACCACAGTATCAGCCCTCAGCTCGGCGTCATCGGGGGCCTCGGGCCGCTGGCATCGGCTGACTTCTACTTCAAGCTGACCCGAATGACCCAGGCGTTCCGGGACAATGAGCATGTGCCCGCCGTCATCCTCAGCCTGCCACAGCTGCCTGACAGGACCGAGGCGATCCTTGCCGGCCATGACGGGCCGCTGGCGCCTTTGAAAGCCGCGGTCTCGACGCTCAATGCGCTCGGCGTTGCCTGTATCGCAATGCCGTGCAACACCGCCCATCATTGGTATGACCAGCTGACGGGGAGCTCGCACGCGGAGATCATCCATATCGGCGACGCGGTGGTAGCGGAAACCCATCGTAGCCTGGACCGGGGCAAGGTCGCGATTCTCGCCACGCAGGGCACGCTGGTCTCCGGCTTCTATCAGGATAGGATGTCGGCGGCGGGATATGAGCTCTGCTTGCCCGCGAGCACGGAATCTCAGGAGCGCGTCGATAGCGCGATCAGCCTCGTCAAGGCTGGTTCGATCGCGGATGCGGCGACTGAGACCGAGCGCGCGCTTGAAATCGCGCGATCGGCCGGCGCCGATATAGCCGTTCTCGGCTGCACCGAATTGTCGGTGGTGGGCAGCAGCGTGAACCATATAAACGGATTGGTCGTCATCGACAGCAATGCGGCCCTGGCGCGAGCATGTTTGACACGATTGGGTTTCGCTGCGCGGGACGCTCGAGGCTTGCCGATCGTGTCAGAGCCGCGGGGACGTGACCGATTGCCCTGGCACTCTGAGCAGCGGGCCTAA